Proteins encoded in a region of the Zea mays cultivar B73 chromosome 2, Zm-B73-REFERENCE-NAM-5.0, whole genome shotgun sequence genome:
- the LOC100501122 gene encoding uncharacterized protein LOC100501122 — translation MSEEYNMDVALKAKNVAETKFHARDIRGARKYALKAQNLCPTLEGILQMVSTLEVHLAAESKIDGESDWYRILCLGAFADEEEVRKQYRKLALLLHPDKNKSVGAEEAFKLISEAWSVLSDTSRKVVYDEKRRNHSVVNVTNGIYTYDKKANKRARKNAAAAAAAAAAAAAAEATTRPVGIDTFWTSCNRCRMQYEYLRIYLNHNLLCPNCHNAFLAVETGFPCNGSSSSFSWSTKQQPQQNHNSTKHSYGSTSRTSSIPGTGNGGYQQDNTYDSYNNQGFQWNQYSKTTTAAVTNAYSTQALEKQRRKHDESYSYNYSESGNTYVHEKAASRRGRFSKRRRHNYDAYTTVDYGGDNKETVAATASTEPTAVFTDVGRVNGTSVERFKSAVSGRRANILGEITQIDTRNLLLEKAKATVCEKLHELNITPSSRAADRRGSEGKLYPCDNNIKVNGVLSDKPGKGVKLCNSRSMEIQVPATDDKNPEQRRVPVSIDVPDPDFHDFDKDRTEKAFDTDQVWATYDCEDGMPRLYVMVQKVLSTRPFRIRMSFLNSKSNIELAPINWVASGFQKTCGDFRVGRYQVSETVNIFSHRVRWTKGPRGIIRIVPQKGDTWALYRNWSPDWNELTPDDVIYKYEIVEVADDFTEERGLTVIPLLKVAGFKAVFHRHVDPEEVRRIPKEELFRFSHRVPSRLLTGEEGSNAPKGCHELDPAATPVDLLKVITEHKEDAVAQSPK, via the coding sequence ATGAGTGAGGAGTACAATATGGATGTGGCCCTAAAAGCCAAAAATGTTGCTGAGACCAAGTTCCATGCCCGAGACATCAGGGGTGCTCGGAAGTATGCACTCAAGGCCCAGAATCTCTGCCCAACACTTGAAGGCATATTGCAGATGGTCTCAACGCTTGAAGTTCATCTTGCAGCTGAGTCCAAGATTGATGGAGAGAGTGACTGGTATAGGATATTGTGTCTAGGTGCCTTTGCAGATGAAGAGGAGGTGAGGAAGCAATATAGGAAGCTAGCTCTGCTGCTGCACCCAGACAAGAACAAGTCTGTTGGTGCTGAGGAGGCCTTCAAACTGATCTCTGAGGCGTGGAGTGTGTTGTCAGATACTAGCAGGAAGGTAGTTTATGATGAGAAGCGAAGAAATCATTCTGTTGTCAATGTAACCAATGGCATTTATACCTATGATAAGAAGGCAAACAAGAGGGCTCGAAAGAAtgctgctgctgcagctgctgccgctgctgctgccgctgcagcTGAGGCTACTACTCGTCCTGTTGGGATTGATACATTTTGGACATCTTGCAACCGCTGCCGGATGCAGTATGAGTACTTAAGGATTTATCTTAATCATAACCTGTTGTGCCCAAATTGCCATAATGCATTCTTGGCAGTGGAGACTGGGTTCCCTTGCAATGGAAGCAGCTCATCATTCTCATGGTCAACCAAGCAGCAGCCGCAGCAGAACCACAATTCAACCAAGCATTCATATGGCTCAACAAGCAGGACTTCTAGCATCCCTGGTACAGGGAATGGGGGGTACCAGCAagataatacttatgattcttacaACAATCAAGGCTTCCAGTGGAATCAGTACTCCAAGACAACAACTGCAGCTGTTACTAATGCTTATAGTACACAGGCCTTGGAGAAACAGAGAAGGAAGCATGACGAGAGCTACAGCTACAACTATTCTGAAAGCGGCAACACATATGTTCATGAGAAAGCTGCTTCAAGGCGCGGTCGCTTCTCAAAGCGGAGAAGGCATAACTATGATGCTTATACCACTGTGGATTATGGTGGCGATAACAAAGAAACAGTTGCTGCAACTGCAAGCACAGAACCAACTGCTGTTTTTACTGATGTGGGACGGGTCAATGGTACTTCAGTGGAAAGGTTTAAATCTGCAGTGAGTGGAAGAAGAGCAAATATTCTGGGTGAGATTACCCAGATTGATACACGAAATTTACTTCTTGAGAAAGCCAAGGCAACTGTCTGTGAAAAATTGCATGAATTAAACATCACACCATCTTCACGAGCTGCAGATAGAAGAGGATCTGAAGGAAAGCTGTATCCTTGTGACAACAACATAAAGGTCAACGGTGTCCTCTCTGACAAACCTGGCAAGGGAGTCAAGCTATGCAACTCAAGAAGCATGGAAATCCAAGTGCCTGCTACCGATGACAAAAATCCAGAGCAACGCCGTGTGCCTGTGTCCATCGATGTCCCAGACCCTGACTTCCATGATTTCGATAAAGACCGAACGGAGAAGGCTTTTGATACTGATCAAGTATGGGCTACCTATGACTGCGAGGACGGCATGCCCCGCCTATATGTAATGGTTCAGAAAGTTCTTTCAACGAGGCCCTTCCGGATCCgcatgagctttctcaactcgaaGTCAAATATCGAACTGGCGCCTATAAACTGGGTCGCCTCTGGTTTCCAAAAGACATGTGGTGACTTCAGGGTTGGGAGATATCAGGTGAGCGAAACGGTGAACATATTTTCACATAGAGTGAGGTGGACTAAAGGTCCCCGTGGCATCATCAGGATCGTTCCCCAGAAAGGGGACACGTGGGCCTTGTACCGTAACTGGTCCCCCGACTGGAACGAGCTGACGCCTGATGACGTGATATACAAGTACGAGATAGTGGAAGTCGCTGATGATTTCACTGAGGAGCGAGGGCTGACTGTCATCCCGTTGCTGAAGGTTGCCGGATTCAAAGCCGTCTTCCACAGACACGTGGATCCCGAGGAGGTGAGGAGGATACCAAAGGAAGAGCTGTTCCGGTTCTCGCACCG